The DNA window ttttttataGAACCAATTATTCGTGCTACAATACTTTCGAGTGTTTGCAAATTGCATACTTTGTCCTATCTGTCGTATTATTTGTTATCGGCTTTTTTTAACTTATTGGTGAAACAGGGTAGTAGATGTGCCATTAaatattgtgtatttttagtGTTGTGTACTTTAGGTGCtttacaaaaacaagtaaagacgtgtttaaaaaaaatatatttcttgacCGTAATTGTAGGTagagaaattatttttttactctAACCTCGAACACACATTTTATAAGTCCTATATATCTATACAAAAGATTTAAGGTACCctaaattgattaattcctattttttataaaattcttataaaatattatatgtatttcagccaaagcaagatttaaaataattgcaactACCGGACACTAGAAAATATACTTCTCGATtagttgtaattgtaaaaaaaGTTCGCAGTATATAACGAGAGCGCAACTCGTTGGGACATTAAAGTTATATTATTGAAAGTGTAATAACCAGCAATAATGCctgatttattttcaaattgtataCCTATAAAAACCATAGAAAGTTTGTCTTTAGTttgaattgattaaattttttttctgaaaaCAGTTTTCTTCTTCTAACTGTAGATCCATAAAtcaaacacacataaaatatattcgaaCGGTTGAGCAATAGGATTTACAGTCAACTTATTAGTGTCAACGGTGTTTAACATGTATTGTATACAGCGTTGCCAATTTGTGGGGAATTCCCCAAAGTGCGGGGAATTTTAAGTTGATTGGGGATTTATTGGGGATTGGCATTATGTGGGGAAAATGCggggatttttacattttttgatttCCTGTCCTTTATAATTTTGTGACAGCACAAAAATTAGACGATGAATTTCGAGCTCACGCAATGCTGGATTTTTGTCAACATGGGCTTGAAGTTCAAAATAACATTGATGCTGAATGTTACTGGGGTAAAGCGTTTCGTCTGAAAAACGCTGCGGGAGAATACCTGTttccaaatataaaaattgttatttcgTTGTTGCTGATACTGCCTTTTTCAAATGCATCGGTCTAGCGCAAATTTAGTGTTCTTAAGAATtagaaaactgaaaaccgTAATCGACTGAATACAGATACTGTTGTATAATTTATGGCTGCAAGAGAAGGAATTAAAAAACTAGGCGGCAGCGTCAAGTTCAACCCGTCAAATAAAATGCTATCCacaaaaatatggaaaagaATATGAATGTTAACTgtttgagtttttattttaattaattaataatactaatatgAGTTATACTcagctttttattgtttcattaaaaaaaaacaatgtggGGAATTTGTGGGGAATCAGCGGATTTTTGTCCCCAAATTTGGGGAATTTTATTCCGATTTTTGAggaaatgtataaattttCATTGGCAACCCTGATTGTATACGTATTTTCCAAATGGAGGAGAATATTACACATCAATTTCTAAACATTGACCTATAGTTTAATAATAGATCTATTCATAAGTGCCCTATAATTAATATgccaattataattaaaacagggtttttttgttcatttttatatgttagtatttaaataatttaatttaaattgaataattcaaACTGATGTTTctcaatatatttatgttgtttATGTTAAACAGCCGAGTACCATGTAGATATGAAGAATGTTAAGGCAACTCCCATTTTCGTTTTAAAATGCTCtcaacttttaatatattcgTTGGCAAAcaattgttattttcttttcagctaatatatagaaatttttttaaagatattgATGGAAAATAATTATCTTAGCTAAAGCTATAggttgaataaaaatataaatgacaCGCTATTTAGTTGCAAAAGCAccgttataaaaaaaaaaacttgttgaaGTTAACATAATGTTCAATGTAATTGGGAATTTAGTTTGAAAATACGATGGCGAAATTTGAAAAGATTTAATACTTTACGTTtaatatgggtaattctctggtaaatgtcgcgtgcgaccagctttacagtgacaaaaaaacatatactaaaacaatttgaaaaatcaatgaaggttattcttaaagcttgggattagcactatttttagagctaagattgattttcggaaattgttctgttttacgataaaatatataaattcgttcattttttggttttgcgtacgaatttgttaatttttacaattatcagaacagaaagcagaacagaaaaaaaattccaaaaccattcgtagctctaattaaagtactaatctagagctataaaaatgaccttttcttatttttaaaattgtttcagaatatgttttttttttgtcaaggTAAAGCTGGTTGCACGCGACATCCCTCAGAGAATCAcccatattttctttttgagaCGAAAAATGAGAGTTCCCTTCATTCAATAAAAGTGTTACGTTCAAGTTTTATAGTACTTTATATTAATTCGAAACTATTTAAGAAACATCTCAAAGGGAtgcattgaaatttttaatgtaagtATTCGCTTTTATTAATAAGTATTTTCATCTTAAGtaacattatttatattcgaAAAAGGTGTGCTAGAAGAGAActaatttgtttatgtaatgTTGAAAGCGAACCATTGAAAGGAATAAAATAATGGGGTTTGTAATATTCGAAATTATAtacattgttttgttttgttttattgtatgCTCAGTATATTGATTggtaacataaaatatttacattaacaAAACTGGTTTGCAAGagttaaaaaaatgttttccatATACTACGTTCATCTgtgtaatttgaaattaaaataactgtttatgtacatatatatatatatatacatatgcccgaatataaaagaaagcttattttttttaattgctgacttattgatgtaatttataataagtaataatactatagaaaaattattaatttaaataaataaatcaaaatatgtaTGACAATATACcctaaaacaaaatacaaaatataaaaacaagttaaatcgaaaaaaattgcCAGTGTGTACCTGTTATTGTGAGTTTGCATGACCATTTAGATGTTCCCTCAACAGTTGCGTGCTCAGCCTGTTCTAATGAATCTATGTGTGTATCTGGATCCACACCGAATGTCATCCTTGAATGAATTGAatcaattttcagttttcaaataagacttacatacatttcaactcttcaataataaaagtcaccgcaataataaataaatttgtaatttaatgttttcctctatttataatttggcTGGCTAGGCTGATAAATTTATCCGTAAAATACAACTAACATTAAATGTACCTTTTAGTTTTAGAATCAAATATAGTGCAAACATAATTCATCATATTGATATCAATAAACTAGAGTACGAAATGTTTCGCACCTTACAATAAAAAAGACCTACAATCTATTTTTGTGTGCTTATTAACATTCGATAATCCATTTattgataattaaaaaattcaataatatacatataagggTGTTTTAAAATGGCATTACACTCGCTGACAACGACaatatttcacaatatttCCAGTTCGATCGTGGAAAAAAGTGCACTGTTTTTCTCTATCAGAACAGATCAGATTTTTCCCTTTGCTAAAAttaccgaaagctatatttggtatatcagtatactattacgttcaaaatataccataaagtacaacaTATGTTAGGTTGTTAACAAAAGAATGTAAGAACAGCAGCTGTCGGAAGCTGTTGATCAAGATTAAAAATTTacttatatactttatggtcGGATATGCCTGTCAGTTACATGCATTTcttgcaggcacaaagttttaatatttttgtaggaCTTGTAGAGAATAATGCGGAAAGATGCAAATATAGTAATGCAAGGCATTAGAAGGCGTGTTTacaaataacttttttataatttattccACCCGAACGATGATCTTAATTTAATGATTCGATTTGAGGAATCTTCAGGAAATGCACTTAAATATGTAACTTTAAACATTTGAGTAAAGTCCCTCGCAAAACTCTAGACCATTTGATCCAATCACTATTTTACAATCTTTGTTTTCCTCTTAATTTCTTACTCTCTGGCTTTGCACTTGTTTGCGGCGAAGTTTTTATACTGAAAGACGGCGATATTTTACAATCTTTTACACTCAGATACGTTTAAcaagattattattaaatatgtcGGAACTATGGTGTATAATTGTCCTATAATAACCTTACAAAAGCATTTCCTGTTTTATTAGACAACTGGCAGTTGCTTATAACAATatctataataattaattataaatgaagggaataaaaaatatatcagtTCTGCTATGGCTATCGCATAAGTGTGTTCACATTGGTAAATGTTTTCGaatttatgaatatgtatttttacTTATGTATGCAATTACAAACATTCACACATGCTCACGTGTAATTAGTTCTACATATACAACCGACATTCACATACATaccatacatacacacatacttttaaaattcatttgtgATAATTTAATACAccatatgcaaaataaattagataTCAAAACATATTTAGTACAACCAGAgcgtatattaatatagtagagtaaacaataattgaaaatcacGATTTCACGATATCCATTTCAGCTTTCCTTTTTACATGGGCAAATAACTTATTAATGTGCAAACCTGTGATTGCTATTTTCGCCGACCATTTACTGGTACCATCCAGAACGCTTTGCTTCACAGCTTTCATATGACCGGTGTGGCTTTTATCTTCAATGCTGAATACGGCTCTAAATCCATATACgagtatagtatataatagtATTATAGTAAAATTTACAAACTGAAACTTCAGTGCAGTACTGCacaagaatatatttaaaatagttgatTTAACGACGTATCGATATCGAATGTACGACTATGAAATTGTTGGACATATTATGTACTTATAGtatcaaataaattgtagttattgaaaaataatgtttgttatataaattataaataagaaCTTATTGATGGTCCTCACCAGCCAAAAAGCAgtgatttaaatataattacacTACCTGATTAATTCAAAGATTTCGGGCTTTTCGCGTTCCCGATGCTTCATACGTTCTTTCATGGCAGTAATTATCGAATTGGCCTTATCCTCGGCTCCATGTTTCGAGCTTTTCTCAGCGGCACCTTAGTTAGAAAGGAAGCAAAATTAGcccaacaaaatataaataattcaataactACTTACGCTGAAGACAATCAGCGTTTAATAGATCCTTGCACTTTTCGTGACATTTAACCCCACATTCGGTACAGCGCACTCCTTGACGAGCAATACCCCAGAGTAGACCCTCACACTCGTAACAATATGTCGGTGATGTAGCCGTCCACAGAACAAAGTTATGTGGCGTTGTTGATGAGATAGGGTAGATTAGGGCCTGTAGTGCTTTCTTATATACGTGCATTTTCTGAAATATCATTCgatgcaaatcaaattgtcattaaattaaattcttgtCAGCATTTCTCCTAACGTGCTCTTACCAATTCTTCGTCATTGAGTGTGGCTCTCGGAACTGCGGATGTCAGCCCTGCATTTCGTTTAGTGGCTGCCATGGtctaatcataaataaataacgaattgtttaaattttatttatttaggtgaaaatgtatttattaaactttgGACATTCCAGAAAAATGAAAGTTAAACATCTCAGAACGAGTTTTCTATagagtatatgtatgtataaaattaCTGCAATATACTCTCAATATAGAAAAGGCAATGCAGGCAATATTTATCAACGCATATCtgaacaaattattattatagaataTTAGCTTTCTATGTTACGTTCACAAAATCTGAATTCATAATACAAATTCgtgaaaacagaaaaaaattgttttatctAAATACTGTAAAATGTGtggatttgtattttttattgcaatataGCAAATTGATACTATAAAAATTTTGAACATAACAGCGAACATAATCTTTTCAGCCTCAGAGATATCCATAAAATACCAGAAACGTAAATAGAATGGATAGGAAACTCATAAATCGCTTTAAAAACAACTGTCGTTTAAGCGCTGTTCCCAGATGAACAAtgtttttaacaaaattgtaGGAGTGACtgtttttatactcgctacccgtagggtagaagggtattataactttgtgccgacaggaaatgtagcaggaggcatctccgaccccataaagtatatatattcttgatcagcgtcaatagccgagacgatctagccatgtccgtccgtccgtataaaCACCTTAACCGCAGAGACTAAAAGAGATAGAGtaataatttttttccaatagcattggtagcgggtataaaaatattataaatattatatattgcaaattttacGATTTTCATAGGCGAACAAAATAACGTTTGGTACGACTGTCCCTGTGAAAACATGCCAACAAGAGGCGGCATTGTGTTTGTATATTGTCACCCATTCATTCGACAAAAAAACAGCTGCACATTGACGAAATcgacaaaatataaataaattttttagcTTTTTCTATAAGTTACATAAGCTTTATTATGACCTGACGAGTTGGCCTGTTTCCGTGGCAAGTCTAGGCACAGAAATGTCATACTAAAATGTACGAAAGCAATGCGAAACATTATTTAACGTGTTCATCTGGGATCAGTgctaaaatatgtaaaatgaTTGTACTGCATTTATAAATTCcttctatataatatataataacgtaatgaataattttttttttttggtaaattaataatattactaAGTATATATCGAAcaagtttttttaatttgttataggtgtggaacattaaaaaaattgagaaGTCTTAAGCAGTTTATACCTTGAGCACCTGTAGTCCATTAAATCATTTTCGATGATACAAAAGAGATTTGTTGTTTATAGTATAGTTATGGTTATAGTAATTGTAATAGTTTGAGGTTTTggtaataaattaaaaataatgataatattaTTGAAACTTACCAATTCAGAGACAAGGGGAATAGATTTACGTCTTGGCCGAATGTCAGGCATACTGTCAATGTTGCTGTAAAATGGATTATCGCCTGGATGACCATTAGAACGTAGCCCCACATCGCCTGGCCCAGTGCCATTCTGCAAATATATGCAGAATTACATTAAAGTTTAGATAACTAGTaaagataaaaaaatgttttgacGTGCTCGTCTAATCATCTTAGTTTTATGTAACACGCAtaattctaattttatttatatttatatttttgttttaaagcgTAAAATGTGTCTATTCcgaagtaataataaaatcattgGTCATAAAAGTCTACAAATGTGTGTTTATAGACTTTCGCCTTTCAAAAACgaaagataaataaattcagATTAATTTGCCTAGCATTTATGATTTGACACCATTTCAATTGACTATTCCTAAAACTTTCCAGTGACGTTACAGAAAGGTGAAATGTAATAGCAATCTGTTACATTCGGCAAAACCAGTAATAGGTCAATACATgtacttaaaaatattctgaaaagTAGTGTGTTAGcagttgaaaataattttctaaagTAAGTCAAAATAATATGCTTAACTGCATGtagataaattatttattcataattaacatacatatatgaaattgaaaaaaccAGGATTTCGATTCAGTTAAAAGAAATGCaggaatataataattgcaagtaagaaagctacagtcgagtgtgcgcgtttttgcccatacaaaagtataacatcgacaatttttttctgatcgcaaccaaattttcaggaatcactataccaacaagtaagaaagctacagtcgagtgtgctggacctgctacccattttaaataaaagcaatatattgcAATATATATTCCAAACggaatatttgatatatcgatatagtaccacattcaaaatataccatagacggaacaatataccagattgtcggccaaagcaactaagacccctagtaagtaggcgtttttgcccattcaaaagtatttctttaataacttcgacaatttatatctgatcgcaaaattttcaggaataacaactgctatagttattattgtatattccaaaatttgcaattttctttaatatacgattgttattcgattttattgatttgcggggcggatgtgatactatatcgatataacaaatataccgtttggtagattttaagtatttttgtagtattttcggtgtatttttaaaataataccggaatattttacttttattcagaATGGGTAGgggatatctcacagtcgagtacactcgactgtagcatTCTTGTTTTAAATCGCGGATCAAGcttattaacatttattagTATGTTATTCTGCAGCAAATCACTCAATCGCTTTCCTGATATTTTTGTTTCGATGCCCTAAGCGGTAACCACATTAgcttcttttaattttgtattaatcatagaatatatatgtataaaattgaataacgaAAAgctattattatgtatgtatgtattatgtttgtttttttatataaaaatcctGCAGAGCGATTATTATTCACATTTATCTCGAAttataaaacttaattaaagcGTAAAGCAAATTACCTTTTCCTTATCTTTGGCCAACTCGTCTTCTTTAATCTTATCCTGAATATTTTTGTCTTCAATTTTACGCTCTTTAAGGGTTTTAAGTAATTTCCACTTACTACTGCCTAAAGTTGACCCTGCACCATTGATAGCGTTAATGGGCATTTGAACACTTTCAATATTATTGCTCGAATCgacactttttaatttaacagaaGATTGCACCTTGTCATTGGTAATTGGTGCGgaatcatttaaattgttttgaatgACGTTTGATACGACATCCACGACATCAGAGGCTACGTTATTGAGCCCCTGATTCGCGTCACCATCATCACTTAGATCTGCTGGCGTATCGGGTCCTGAGGTGGCACTAGATGAACACTCCTGACTTTTGAATTCATTGTTATAGCTGATGTTGTGTGATTGTATATTCTCTAGATGTGATGAGTATGAAGAGCTTGAATCAGATGATATATCCCCTGCACTTGTTTCCGTGTCCAGATCTTGAAAATTCTTCTTTCCTTTCTtatgctttctttttttttttaatcctTTCAGCTGTTCATTGTTGATGACGACCTTATCATTTAGAGCCTGAAGTGGTGATTGAGATAACACATTCGATTTTTGATCCAAGGCTACTGGTAGCTGAAAGTCACTATTAGCATCC is part of the Drosophila nasuta strain 15112-1781.00 chromosome 4, ASM2355853v1, whole genome shotgun sequence genome and encodes:
- the LOC132794976 gene encoding uncharacterized protein LOC132794976, translated to MPDESAKEKMSRVLAELKCVVRLHPDVQTNGSTGKKEKQNSQRDSDRLTKVSDMHRAWQDANSDFQLPVALDQKSNVLSQSPLQALNDKVVINNEQLKGLKKKRKHKKGKKNFQDLDTETSAGDISSDSSSSYSSHLENIQSHNISYNNEFKSQECSSSATSGPDTPADLSDDGDANQGLNNVASDVVDVVSNVIQNNLNDSAPITNDKVQSSVKLKSVDSSNNIESVQMPINAINGAGSTLGSR